CAAAAATCTGGAACACTTTGCAGTCTCTCATAAGCTTTTCAACTGGATATTCCTTGCTGTATCCATATCCGCCGAAAATCTGAACTGCATTTGACGTAACTTCCTGTGCACAATCAGATACAAATGCTTTAGTAATGGCACCTTCTTTACGAACAAGATTTCCATTATCCATTAACTTCATAGTATTATTTACAAGTGCTCTAGAAGCTTCTATTTTTATTGCCATATCTGCAAGCATCTGTTGTACCATTTGAAATTTAATTATAGGCTTGCCAAACTGCTTTCTTTCTTTTGCATACTTTACAGATTCATCCAAAGCCCTCTGCATAATACCTACTGCTAATGTAGCAACAAAAGCTCTAGATAAGTTAAGAGAATTTAATGCAAGTTTAAATCCTGAGCCTTCCTCTCCAAGCATATTAGAAGCTGGGACTCTTACATTTTCAAAAGTAACATCTGTAGTATTTGATAAACGAAGACCCATTTTGTCTTCATGTTTTCCAATAGTAATTCCCGGTGTATTTGCATCTACTATAAAAGCTGAAATACCTTTATTGCCTGCTTCAGGGTTTGTTTTAAAGATTCCTACAAACACAGAAGCCAGTGCACCATTAGTGATAAATGTTTTTGTTGCGTTCAATATATATTCATCACCATCTTTTACAGCTGTTCCTCTCATTCCTGCAGGGTCAGAACCTGCATTTGGCTCTGTAAGAGCGAAACCCGCAAAATTTCCTTTTCCAATTATATCTGCAAAATATTTGCCCTGATCTTTGGTACCAGAAAGAATTACATTTCTCAAAGCAACAAATGTAGTAACAAGTGTAATTGCATATCCTGCATCTACCTTTGCAAGCTCTTCAAAAATCATAGCTGTAGTTTCATAACTCAGTCCTGTTCCACCATATTCTTCTGGAATCTCAAGCATATGAAGTCCCATATCAAAGGCATATTTAAACAATTCTCTTGGACATTCGCCCTTTTCATCCAGCTCCTGAACATGTGGTTTGATTTCATTTTCTGCCATTTCTTTTACAAGAGCAATTAATTCTTTTTGTTCCTTTGTATATAATAAGCTCATTAATTTTAACCCTCCCCATTATTTTTTAGCAGTTTCAATCCAGCTACAGCTCCTTCGTTTATGTATTCTTCAACCTCACTGCTGCTGTAACCCAATTCTTTCATGATTTCCTCTGTATGTGCACCTTGAGGTTTACAAGTTTTTATTATAGGTTCCGGCATAGAACCAAATAAAATTGGATTAGTAGGAACCATTCTTTTTCCTGAAGGGTAATCTACTTTAGTTAAAATATTGTTTGCCCAAACCTGCTCATCTTTATAAACATCCAAAGGCTCATTTGCTGCTTCACACGGCAGCTCATTTTCTTCAAGTATTTTCAACAAATCATCCCTATTAATCTTGGAAATAGCCTCATCAAGTATATCTACTACTTCATGATTTAGCTTATCTGAATTTATTTTTGCACAATTATTGTATTTTTTATTTCCTACCATATCTTTAACATCTAATAAATTCATAATTTTATCGTAATCTCTATCATATTCAGGACAGCACATTACAACCCACTTATTATCCTTCGTACGATAACAGTTATTAAATGGATTTGGAACTTCTTTTCGGCTCTTTGGATATTCATTTCCATATTGTGCTGAAATCATAGCAACGCTTAACATAAATGATGCAGCATGCTGAAGACTTACAGTTATCTTATCTCCTTTTCCTGTCCTTTCTCTATTAAACAAAGCTCCGCATATACCAGATAAAAGACATATTGAAACCTGAAAATCTCCATATCCATTAGGTGGATTCATTGGAGAACCACCTTTATCTACTGTTGTGCCTAAGACACCTCCTCTTGCCATATAGCAAGTAGCATCAAAACCCGGTCTATCTTTTGCAGGTCCCTTTTCTCCATATCCTAAAACCTGTGCAAAAATAAGTTTTGGAAATTTTTCTTTTAAGGTATCATAATCCATACCTAGTTTCACAAGTGATTTTGTTCTTGTATTTGTAATAAATACATCTGCCTTTTCTAACAATTTATAAGCAACTTCTCGTCCACTTTCTGTTTTTAAATTTATAGTGATAAATCTCTTATCCATATTTGCCACATCAAATGGCAAATTTTCTTCATCACTAAAAGGCATATTAAATACTGAACCCTGTCCTCTTGCTGGATCCCCTTTGGGGGCTTCGATTTTAATTAAGTCAGCGCCCCATTCTCCCATAATCCTAGCAGTAGTAGGAGCTGCTAAATATGTGGTTAAATCTACCACCTTAATCCCTTTTAAAGGTTCCATTTTTATCCTCCTGCTCTTATATTTTATTTATAGCCTTTTGAAAATTTCAAAAGGCTATAAAATAAAACAGTAAATATTTCAAGTAAAAAATTACTCTTCTTCAGTATTGCCTCCATTAGCAATAAGTTTTCTTGAAGCTGTTAATCTTTGAACAGTTCTAGGACCTTCCTCTAACCACATTGCACGACAATCACGATATAATCTTTCAACTGGACCATATTCGCATTCTTCAAAGTATCCAATTCCTCCAAATATCTCTAACATATAATCAGATACTAACTTAACAGTGTTGATACTATGAAGTTTACACATAGCTGCTTTCATTTCAATTTCCTTACCAGCTTCATAATCTTTTGCAAAATCGTAAACCATTAATCTAAGTGCATGTATTTCAGTTCCCATATCAGCAATTGTCTGTTGAATTGCTTGTCTCTTAACAAGTGGTTTTCCAAATGTCACTCTGTCTTTTGCTCTCTTAATTGTCATTTCTAACATTCTCTGAGACATACCAAGATTACTTACTGCAATATGAGCTCTAGATACGGATAAAGAATGCATTGCAATCTTTAAGCCCTCGCCTTCTTTACCAAGTAAGTATTTCTTGTCAAGTTTCATGTTAGTGAATTTTAATCCTGCATGTCCAGCTCCACGGCAGCCCATCATATGAGGCATTGGAACGATTTCATAACCAGGTGTATTAACTGGTACGAAGAATGCAGATAATCTCTTATCCTTTGGAGCATCTGGGTCAGTGACAGCGATTACATATGCAAACTCACAGCAGTCCGTATGGGAAATTAATGTTTTTTCACCATTCATGATGTAGTAATCTCCGTCTTTTACAGCTCTTGTATGTAAATCTGCTCCTGTACCACCTGTTTCTTCAGTTAATGCAAAGCATGTGAAGATTGTTTTATCTTGAAATTTATCCATATATTCATCTTTTAATTCTTTACTTCCAAAGTCATCAAGAATTCTCCAGTTTAAATCCATTGCATAATGAAGATGCATACGCATTCCACCTGGTCCTCTGCTGAACTCTTCTTGTACCTGTAAAATTTGTGTCTCACTTAATCCCCATCCACCATATTGTTCTGGCAATGCGCATCTGTATAAATTGTTTTCAATTGATAGATCAAAAAACTTCTGAGGAAATTTATTAGTAACCTCAACTTCTTTTTGTATTTCTTCAAAAGGTCCTTCAGCTAAAGCTCTAATTTGTTTCAGATAATCCTGAAATTCTTTTTCATTTAATTTTGACATTTTATTTCCCCCTTGTGTATTTTATAACAATCTTTATGTTTTTATTATACTTAAATTCAAAACATATTACCAATAGTTACCACCAATGTTATAGTTATCTTTTATAGTTATTGCCTATACATAATATATTAATTTTACGGATAAAATCTACCAAAATTGTCTTATACAAAGGGTTGAAGTGAAATAATAAGGATTTGAATGAAATGCTTTACGAAAATATTTAGTTAGAAATTTAAAATTTTTTGAAAATAATATATTTTCAATTTTTATGTATAAAAAGTAGAAAGCTATTGTTAATAAAAAGATTTTTATTAACAATAGCTTAATGAAAATTTTTAAAATTTTCTTATTTCATCTAATATACTATTTTCTACCTCATTGCAATCTGGAACATAGCTTTTAAGCAATTTCATGTTACCTTTTAAACTATATTCTCCGAGAGAAGCTGGAATAAGCACACTGTCTCCTTTAAATATATCTTCAAAACCCCCGCTGTAAACTATCTTGCCCTTACCATCAACGCAGGTAAATATATAAAATCTTTCTCTATCACTTTTTTCTGCTGCCTCAATTTGAATATCATATAACTCCAGAGAAATTTCTCTTGATAAACAAAAATAAGTTTTTTTATAACCATCCTTTTTTATACTAATACCTCTACTCTTATTTCCTTTCAATTTTAGATTTACCACGTCTAAGGCTTTATTAATATGTAACTTTCTTCCCCTTCCATAGTCATATACTCTGTAAGTTATATCACTATTTTGTTGAATTTCTACCAATACAACTCCTTCACATATGGCATGCACAAGACCGCTTTTTATAAAATACACATCACCTTTTTTAACAGGAATTCTGTTCACATACTTTTCCAAGTTTCCATTGTTTATAGCCTTTTTAAATTCATCTATGCTGCATCCATCTTTAGCTCCAACTATCAAACTTGCCCCTTCAAATGCTTCAATAACATACCATACCTCTGTCTTTCCTGAATCATTTTCTACTTTTTTCGCATATATATCATCTGGATGAACTTGTATTGAAAGTTTCTCCCTGGCGTTTATTAGTTTTACAAGAAGGGGAAATCTATTACCTTTAATTTTTGTTCCCAATAGCTTATCTCCTTGAGTCTTAATAAGATCATCAAACCTAATTCCTTTAAATCTTCCATTCTTTACTATGCCCATACCATTTTTATGACAGGCTATATCCCAACTTTCTCCTATCTTACCTTCAGGAAGGTTATTTCTAAAAAGTTCTAAATCTCTGCCTCCCCAAATTTTATCATAGTATAAATTTTCAAATTTTATTGGATACACACCAAACATCTCCTTATATTTCAAGCTTATACTTATATTATAAATCAATCTTAGATAAAATTTACATAAATACAAAAAGTTTAATTTTAAATTAATAAATTACTTTTTTACAATATGATAGTTTAATATATCAGTATATTGCATTAAAGTAACCTGTTTATCCTCATTCACTTTTTATAACTTTTATCATAAAATACTACTATAATTTGTATTTTGGAGAGTTGAAAATGAAACATTATATGTGTCCCTTTACTCGCTGTGGTATGAACTTTTCTAACAATATTTCTCAGATGGACTTGAATTTAGATGAGTACGCTTATCCAGACAACTTCAATTCTGCACTAAAGTTAATAGAAGAAGCTATTTCTGGAGAAAGGAAAGATGAGCTTTTTTACGACTATTTAATAAAAAATGCCCCTAAAAATGGATCTAAAAAGATTATATCTGGTATAAGAGATAATGAAAAAAAGCATAATAAAATGTTTAGATTTATTTACTATGAACTAACGGGAAATATGATTCCCTCTCCTGAAAATGTAGAGTTTAATACTCCCGATTCTTTCTGCAGCGGCATTAAACGTGCTTTAAACGGAGAACTAAATGCAGTTGTAAAATATAGAAAAATATTATTTGCACTCAATAACAGAAAACACATAAACATGCTTATTGAAATAATAACAGATGAATTAAGACATGCTAATCTATATAACTTTATATATACGTCAAACTGTTCTAATGAACAATTCTAACTCAACTACTATGTATATGTAAATTTTTTTCATTGATTTGTAACTATATAACTTACAATAACATACTATTTAATTAAGAGTAAAAAATAGGAGTTGTGTACATGTACGATTATGATCACTTCAGATTTGATGATGAAGCTAAAGAAGATGATGGGTCCGAAGAATTGGATTATTTAGACGATGATTTTGTATGTCCTTACCTACGATTTTCCTCAAACCATACACCTATGTGTATGAGCAGACAACGAGATAACTTTCCACCAGGACCTCCTCCAGCTAATATTCCTCAAGCACCTCAAAACTTATCATCTGGTTCAAGTGTAAAATTTGTAGATCCAGGTTCTATAAGACGATGCTTATTTAAGTTCGTTTATATTTGGCCAAATAGAGGCAATGGATTCTGGGCATGGTTAACTCATGTAGGAAGAAGATCTATTTCAGGCTATAGATGGCATAGAAATAGATGGGTTTATTTTGGAATGGATTTACGTCAAATAAGAAGTTTTATGTGCCAGTAACATTTGTCCTAAAAATATAGCTGACATAGTTACCAATTAAAAAATAAGCTTATACTCAGAATATTTTTTATAACCTTCAGCTCGTTAAAAATTTAAAAGAGCTTCATTATTATAAAAATATACCTGCGTATAAGCTGACTTTTAAGTTAGAGAAACTATATAGTGATTCTAATTGAAATCACACTTAGGAATCCTATATTATAAGAAATTTTTTAAACATTATATGAAATATTATTAGGAATATGAGAAAAAACGCCAATAGCCTATGATCCATAAGCCATTTTCCCTTCATATTCCTACTTTTAAGTCCATATATTCCTAAACATGCTGTTGCAACCATAACTACAGCTGCAGCAAGTCCCGGTATAGAAATTCCCTTGTATTTATACATAAAATAACCATGGCACACTACAGCTATAACTCCTATAATTCCAACCAATTTGTGATATTTTACAATGTACTTCATAAAAACTTTATATACACGCTCATACTGTTTTTTATCTTTGGGTAACTTCTTCATATACTTCCTATTTACGTACTTTATAAAGAAATTAAGGAGTAGTATAAAATAAGCCCAAAATCCAACCCAACCTAAAAGTTTTCCAAGTTCTTTCATAATCTTACCCTCCCAACTATAATGTATTTTTAAAGCAATAACTAGTCAGCACGCTAGCCTATTTTCTTTCAAATGCCTAAATAATTTAGTGTGTCATTTATATTAATTTCATATAATATATATTAGAGGTGTGAATAAAATGTCTTGTTTAAACACAATATCCCCTACACAGTTTGCAGTACTTAGTACTTTTATAGCTATTGTTATAACTAAAGATAAAAGTGCAGATGAAATAAATGTTCTTGGAAACGTAATTGCATCAACTGGAGCTACTGTGCTTTCTATCGCAGCCCAGATGCAGTACCTCGAATCAATTCAGAGTAAAAAAGATCAAATTCATGACTTAAAAAAGCAACTTAATGACCTAAAATAGCTGCATCAAGACATAATTTTCTAGGTCAAATTATCTTAGTTAAAGTGCAGTTTAGCAATATACAGCTTGTACATAAAATATTTATGCATAAGCTGTATATTATTAATTTTAGCATCTGAAATTCAATTCTAACTCGCCTTTACTTACTTAACAATTTAACTATAGCATCTCCCATTTCCCTAGTTCCAACAAGTTTCATTCCATCGGTCATCATATCTCTAGTTCTATAACCATTTTCAAGTGTCTCTGATACAGCTTTCTCAATAGCAGAAGCTTCTTCATTTAGATTAAATGAGTATCTAAGCATCATGGCAGAAGACATTATTACAGCTATAGGATTTGCCGTGTTTTTCCCTGCAATATCCTGCACAGAAGAATGTATTTGATTTGGCTCAAACATTCCCAGGCTTTTCTCTCCAAGGCTTGCAGCTGGCAAAGTTCCAATAGATCCAACTATTTGGCTAGCTTCGTCTGCTATAATATCTCCAAATGCATTTGATGCCAATACTACATCAAATGCACCAGGATTTTTTAAGATTTTCATTGAAGCACTATCTACATATATGTGTTCTAACTCAATTTCAGGATAATTTTTTGCTACTTCATTTACAGTATTTCTCCAAAGCATGGAGCTTTCTAAAACATTAGCTTTATCAATACTAGTTACCTTTTTTCTTCTTTTAAGTGCAATTTCAAAAGCCTTTGAAGCTATTCTTCTAACTGTATTTTCACTATAGCACTCAACATCATAAGCTTCTTTTCCATCTTTGCCCTGTCTTACTCCTTTTTCACCAGAATACATTCCTCCGGTTAATTCTCTTATTATAATCATATCAATACCATCTTTTACAAGTTCAGACTTTAAAGGGCAATCATTTTTTAATGATCTTTGCAGTACTGCAGGACGCAAGTTTGCGTAAAGTCCTAATTCTTTTCTCAAAGTCAAAAGTGCTTTTTCCGGTTTCTTATTTAAAGGAAGATTGCTCCACTTATCTCCTCCTATTGCTCCAAGCAAAACTGCATCACTTTTTTTACAAATATCTAAAGTTTCTTCTGGAAGGGGCTTGTCATATTTATCAACAGCTGCTCCTCCTGCACAAACTTTTGTGTATTTAAACTCATGTGAAAATATTTCTCCAACTTTATCTAATACTTTAACAGCTTGTTCAATAGCTTCAGGTCCAATTCCGTCTCCTGGTATTAGTGCTACATTGAATTTCATCTCATTTTCCTCCAAATGTTTATTAAGAATTTATACGCAATTCATTTATACTACTCATCTGCTAATCTATAGCCTACCCCTACCTCTGTATATATATACTCAGGCTGTGCAGGATCTTTTTCTATCTTTCGTCTTAAGTTTGCCATAAACACCCTTAATGATTTGGTCTCACTTCCCAAGGATGAACCCCATATTTCACGAATAATAAAATTATGAGTCAGCACCTTTCCTGAATACTTACATAAAAGTGCCATTATTTTATACTCTATAGGAGTTAAATGTATCTCTTTACCTTCTACAGTTACACGCCTTTTATCAAAATCTATAAATAGCTTTTTTACCTTAAAATTATTCAATATCTCATGTTGATCCTTGTTTACAATAAGATGCCTTAAAGACACACGAATTCTAGCAAGCAATTCACTTATACTAAAAGGTTTAGTTAAATAATCATCTGCCCCCTTATCAAGTGCCTCAACTTTCTGTCTTTCATTTCCTCTTGCAGATACAACTATAATGGGAATATTGGACCATCCCCTTACTTTTTCTATAACTTCAATTCCATCAATATCTGGAAGACCCAAATCTAGTATTATAAGATCAGGATTATGTGACATTACAAGAGAAATGCCCTCATTTCCCTTATCTGTTTCAATATATTTATATCCCTGGGAAGATAAGGCTGCTGTAATAAAATTTCTTATTGGTCTGTCATCTTCAATTACAAGAATATAAGGCTTACTATCCATCACTCTTCCTCCTTACATTAACTCATTACTATTACTTTCCCCTTTAGGGATATTAAATCTAAAAATAGCCCCTCCTTCTTTTTTATTTTCAGCTTCAATTGTACCACAATGGGCCTCAACTATGGATTTACAAATAGTAAGTCCAAGTCCCACACCACGTCTTGAATCTGCTATACTACTTCCATTGGTAAAAAATCTATCAAATATATGGGGCAATATTTTATCTGATATTCCTATTCCATCATCTATGACTTCAAAAAACACACTGTCTACACTTTCATAAACTTTTATTTGTATAAACGATTGTTTTTTAGAAAATTTTGCAGCATTCTGAATTAAATTTATAAGTACTTGCTCAATTAAATTTCCATCCATAGGAACCATTATAAGTTTCTTTGGAACATCTACCTTTATTTTATGATCTTTAAAATATTTAGAACTTCTTTGAACTGCCTCTGATACTACTTCCTCCACCAATTCTAGATTTTTATTGATTTTCATATTCCCCTCATCAAATTTAGTCATACTAAGGAGATTCTCTACAAGACTTATAAGCCATTCTGTATCGTCATAAATACCATTTAACAAGTCTTCCTTGGTCTTTTCTGGTATAAATTTACCGTTTTCTATAATAGTACTTACTGCTCCCTTAATTCCTGCAAGGGGACTTCTTAAATCATGGGAAATAGATCTTAAAAGATTACTTCTAAGTCTCTCACGTTCAATTTCCACTTTAGATTTCTCCTGCTGCCCTACAAGTATTTCTCTATCAAGTGCAATAGCCATTTGGCCCGTTACAGTTTCTACAATAAATTTCTGATCATGGCTTAAAAAATCTTTTTCACAGGAAACTCCAATGACTCCTAATATCTTATTTTGCACTTTTATTGGAATATAGTATCCCCTTGCCCTATAAAATGTATCTGTACCAGAACCAGCTTCCTTACCTTTCAAAAAACTCCAGTAAGCTACAGCAGCTTCATCTTTATTTAAAATTAAGTCATCTTTTTTTGATTCATCCAAATAATATACAAAAGGAGTTGAAAGCTTGTTATCTATAGATAAGTAACATACCACAGTCCTGTCCACAAGTCTTGATAAATATTTTATAGCTATGGAAACTACATCAGAATTTCCAACTGCACTTAAAAGTTTACTAGTCACCCTGTACAATGTCTGTGTTCTCTTTTCCCTGGTATAGGACTCATCCGCGTCTTGTTGAATTTTATTTGTCAAATTTCCTATTATAAATGACTCAATAAGTATCATTACAAATGTAATCAAATAATTTTTATCATAAAAATGAAAAGATCTCTTGGGCTGAACAAATAAATAATTAAATATAGATACACCTACTAAAGAAGATATTATCCCCATTAAGTAACCCGTAGTCTGCATATATACGATTATAACACCTAAAATAAAAATCATAATAACATTGGCTTCTGAAAAACCCACATAGTCAAAAATCATAGCAACACAAGTTACTATTAATAAAATTAAAACAGCTTTAATAGCTTCCTTTAAGGATAAATTGAATTCTTTACTAAATTTCTTAGTAATCTTGTCCCTTTTCCTATCATATAGTGAATTTGGTATTACATAAACATCAATATAAGAATTAGAATCCATAAGTTTATCTACTACATCTTTTGCATAAAAGTGAAATACCTTACTTGTTTTTTTGTTGTTCTTACCTATTATTATCTTAGTTATATTTCTAAATTTTGCATATTGTATAACCTGATCTGCTATGTCATCCCCATATATTGTAACTACTTCTCCGCCTAATTGCTCTCCTAAATTAAAATATGAATTAAGTCTTTTTCTATCTTCCTTATTTAATTTCTGAGATTTAGTAGTCTCTACATATACTACTATCCATTTTGAATGATAAACTTCTGCCATTCTTGCAGCTGTTCGTATAACCCGAAGAGATGAAGGCGATGAACTTATACATGCAAGTATTTGATCGGAGGCAGGTACTACAGTAATCTGACCTTTCGAAAGCCTTGCAGTTTCAATTTCATAGTTTACTCTATCAGCAGTTTTCCTAAGGGCAATTTCCCTTAAAGCATATAAAGTGCTTTTAGTAAAGAAATTATGAAAGGCACTCTTTACCTGATTTCTTGCATATACTTTACCATCGCTAAAACGCTTTAAAAGTTCATCTGGTTCTATATCTATAATTTCAACTTTATCTGCGTTATCAAATACCTTGTCTGGAATAGTTTCTCTTACGGAAATATGAGTTATACTTTCAACTACATCATTTAAACTTTCAATGTGCTGAACATTTAACGTAGTATATACATCAATTCCAGCTTCAAGAAGCTCCTCTATATCCTGCCATCTTTTTCTATGTCTTTTTCCCTTGGCATTAGTGTGAGCAAGTTCATCTACAAGTATTATCTCAGGCTTTCTTGAAAGTGCTGCATCCAAATCAAATTCTTTTAAAATTACCCCCCTATAATCTATAACTTTGGTATTTATACTCTCAATCCCTTTAGTCAAATCCATAGTTTCTAATCTTTCATGGGATTCAATATAACCTATCACTATATCTTTTCCCAAATTTTTAATGTCATGGGCTTCTCTAAGCATGGAATAGGTTTTCCCAACTCCTGCGGCATATCCAAAAAATATTTTTAATTTTCCTCGTTTACCTTTACTCTCTTCTTTTTCCACTTTGCTTAAAATACAATATGGATCAGGTCTTTCATTATAATCTATAATAATCGCCTCCATATAGAACTTGTATCACGTATTTATTTTCTCATTTTTGTAGATAAAATGTAACTTGTTTTTCATAAAATTTATTGAATTCAATTCTACCACCCTCAACTTTCTTTACAAAAACCACTATAAATACAACAATAATTATACATAATATTATAACACCCATCTTCTCCATGATACTATCACCTACTTCTCCACTTATTCAACTCTAATACTATGATTTCAGATATAAAATTAGAGTTAAGATAAACCCTACCTATGTAAAAATTGCATAAATGTTTTATTCCAAAAAAAGAAATCCACAAAATGTGAACTTCTTTCTTTATTTTATATTTCTTTTACTATATCGTTTAATTTTTTGTATATCATCATTATTGTTTTGTATTGTTTATTTGTCCTTCTTCATACGTATTTAATTTTCATCTATTATATAAGGTACCGTAACTATTGCTATATTTCTTCTTTTAAGAAGAATGGTTTTAATCAATAATGCAGTTTGATTGTGCAAAATATTTCCCCACCATTTAGTAACTACAAATTGTGGGAGTACAACAGTTATTGTATCCTTAGGTCCCGCAGAATACTCTTCAGAATCTATAAACTTTGCAAGAGGTTTTATAATGCTTCTATAAGGAGATTTTTTAACTATTATAGGTATACCTATATTATATTCATTCCATTTCTTTAAAAGTTTATTAGTGACCTCATCATCTACAGAAACATGAAATACTATTATATTCTCAGATATAGTTCTAGCATAATTTA
The genomic region above belongs to Clostridium sp. AWRP and contains:
- a CDS encoding sensor histidine kinase KdpD; the protein is MDYNERPDPYCILSKVEKEESKGKRGKLKIFFGYAAGVGKTYSMLREAHDIKNLGKDIVIGYIESHERLETMDLTKGIESINTKVIDYRGVILKEFDLDAALSRKPEIILVDELAHTNAKGKRHRKRWQDIEELLEAGIDVYTTLNVQHIESLNDVVESITHISVRETIPDKVFDNADKVEIIDIEPDELLKRFSDGKVYARNQVKSAFHNFFTKSTLYALREIALRKTADRVNYEIETARLSKGQITVVPASDQILACISSSPSSLRVIRTAARMAEVYHSKWIVVYVETTKSQKLNKEDRKRLNSYFNLGEQLGGEVVTIYGDDIADQVIQYAKFRNITKIIIGKNNKKTSKVFHFYAKDVVDKLMDSNSYIDVYVIPNSLYDRKRDKITKKFSKEFNLSLKEAIKAVLILLIVTCVAMIFDYVGFSEANVIMIFILGVIIVYMQTTGYLMGIISSLVGVSIFNYLFVQPKRSFHFYDKNYLITFVMILIESFIIGNLTNKIQQDADESYTREKRTQTLYRVTSKLLSAVGNSDVVSIAIKYLSRLVDRTVVCYLSIDNKLSTPFVYYLDESKKDDLILNKDEAAVAYWSFLKGKEAGSGTDTFYRARGYYIPIKVQNKILGVIGVSCEKDFLSHDQKFIVETVTGQMAIALDREILVGQQEKSKVEIERERLRSNLLRSISHDLRSPLAGIKGAVSTIIENGKFIPEKTKEDLLNGIYDDTEWLISLVENLLSMTKFDEGNMKINKNLELVEEVVSEAVQRSSKYFKDHKIKVDVPKKLIMVPMDGNLIEQVLINLIQNAAKFSKKQSFIQIKVYESVDSVFFEVIDDGIGISDKILPHIFDRFFTNGSSIADSRRGVGLGLTICKSIVEAHCGTIEAENKKEGGAIFRFNIPKGESNSNELM